From one Lycium ferocissimum isolate CSIRO_LF1 chromosome 7, AGI_CSIRO_Lferr_CH_V1, whole genome shotgun sequence genomic stretch:
- the LOC132062807 gene encoding protein SOB FIVE-LIKE 5-like — MDYGMLGADSECSSGCESGWTLYLENSYLPSCSKGNNFVNGEDEKSLKQKLEEEDEEEDLSMVSDASSGPPHFHQEEEYGHNIINGCNYYAHISNPKSNSKRQKAKGKQQQQQQLSVLDDTASSPIFDFSNNNFNITKNTKSVENVLDFSQGYSTTHFQGRSAYQEHYGYFQSSLLPGNKLQENQWFEEKRWG, encoded by the exons ATGGATTATGGAATGTTGGGAGCTGATTCAGAATGCAGTAGTGGATGTGAGTCTGGTTGGACTTTATACTTAGAAAATTCTTACTTACCTTCTTGTAGTAAAGGCAACAACTTTGTCAATGGTGAAGATGAAAAAAGTTTAAAGCAAAAACTAGAAGAGgaggatgaagaagaagatttgTCAATGGTTTCTGATGCATCTTCAGGACCTCCACATTTTCatcaagaagaagaatatgGACACAACATTATTAATGGTTGCAATTATTATGCACACATTAGTAATCCAAAAAGCAATTCAAAGAGGCAGAAAGCTAAgggaaaacaacaacaacaacaacaactttctGTACTGGATGATACAGCTAGCTCACCTATCTTCGATTTCTCCAAT AACAATTTTAATATCACCAAGAACACAAAGTCAGTGGAAAATGTATTGGATTTTTCACAAGGTTACTCTACAACACACTTTCAG GGGAGATCTGCATACCAGGAACACTATGGTTATTTCCAGTCATCTCTGCTGCCTGGAAACAAATTGCAAGAAAACCA ATGGTTTGAAGAGAAGAGGTGGGGATAA
- the LOC132064800 gene encoding nucleobase-ascorbate transporter 4 produces MTGPAKDEFVPHPVKDQLPGVDYCINSNPSWAEAVILGFQHYLVMLGTSVIIPTIIVPQMGGGNVEKAQVIQTLLFVSGVNTLLQSWFGTRLPVVIGGSFRFIVPAVFIALSNRYNTYLVPRERFKQSMRSMQGALMIASVLPILLGFLGIWRIVTRFLSPLSKAPLVLLVGIGLYEHGFPLLGECVEIGLQELMLLILLSQFIPHMWKLKLPIFERFAVLLSVGTVWAFAALLTVAGAYKNKPLQTQFSCRVDRSGLVGGSSWIRFPYPLQWGTPNVDVGQVFLMTAAVFVSHVESTGGFIAAARYGSATFCPASILSRGAGWLGIGMLLNGLWGTPCGSTVSVENVGLLALTRVGSRRVIQISAVFMLFFSVLGKVGAILASIPLPIIGALYCVLFGLMSAAGFDLLQFCNLNSHRTKFILGFSIYMGLSVPQYFNGSVITTGRSPVQSGSATIDLIMQVIFTSPATVAGIIAYFLDNTLARGHPLTRIDSGRHWWAKFKYFHRDPRSEEFYSLPYGLSKYFPSV; encoded by the exons ATGACAGGACCGGCGAAAGATGAATTCGTGCCTCACCCGGTGAAAGACCAACTTCCCGGAGTCGATTACTGTATTAATAGCAATCCTTCTTGGG CTGAGGCCGTTATACTGGGTTTTCAACACTACTTAGTAATGCTTGGCACTAGCGTCATCATCCCTACCATCATTGTCCCTCAAATGGGTGGTGGCAAC GTGGAGAAAGCTCAAGTGATACAAACTTTGCTCTTTGTTTCTGGAGTGAATACGCTTTTACAATCTTGGTTTGGAACTCGGCTTCCAGTGGTGATAGGTGGATCATTCAGATTCATAGTTCCAGCTGTTTTTATCGCATTATCCAATAGATACAATACATACCTTGTTCCTCGTGAG AGGTTTAAACAATCGATGAGAAGCATGCAGGGGGCTCTGATGATCGCATCCGTTCTTCCGATATTACTTGGCTTTCTTGGAATTTGGAGAATTGTTACAAG GTTCCTGTCTCCGCTTTCTAAGGCTCCACTGGTGTTGCTTGTTGGCATTGGGCTATATGAGCACGGTTTTCCACTT CTGGGAGAATGTGTTGAGATTGGACTTCAAGAGTTAATGCTACTTATATTGTTGTCACAA TTCATTCCCCATATGTGGAAATTAAAGCTACCCATATTTGAGCGATTCGCTGTCCTGTTATCCGTTGGAACAGTGTGGGCATTTGCAGCCCTTCTCACAGTAGCAGGTGCATACAAGAACAAACCCCTACAGACTCAGTTCAGTTGCCGAGTTGATCGCTCTGGGCTCGTTGGTGGATCTTCATG GATAAGATTTCCTTACCCATTGCAATGGGGTACTCCCAATGTTGATGTTGGACAAGTCTTTCTGATGACGGCTGCAGTTTTCGTTTCTCACGTTGAG TCTACTGGAGGATTTATTGCAGCTGCGAGATATGGAAGTGCAACATTTTGCCCAGCTTCCATTCTGAGCCGTGGTGCTGGATGGCTG GGAATAGGTATGTTGCTCAATGGCCTATGGGGGACTCCTTGCGGATCTACTGTATCAGT TGAAAATGTAGGTCTTTTAGCATTGACACGAGTTGGAAGCAGAAGAGTAATTCAAATCTCTGCAGTATTTATGCTTTTCTTTTCTGTGTTAG GAAAAGTCGGAGCTATTCTTGCTTCAATACCTCTGCCTATAATTGGAGCTTTATATTGCGTCCTGTTTGGCCTCATGT CTGCTGCTGGTTTTGATTTACTACAATTCTGCAACCTGAACAGCCATAGGACTAAGTTTATATTAGGTTTCTCAATCTACATGGGCCTTTCCGTGCCACAATACTTCAATGGTTCTGTCATAACCACTGGTCGCAGTCCTGTTCAATCTGGCTCAGCCACG ATTGACCTGATTATGCAAGTGATCTTCACGTCCCCTGCCACAGTGGCAGGAATTATAGCTTACTTCTTAGACAACACTCTCGCGCGCGGGCATCCCTTAACCAGGATAGACAGTGGAAGGCATTGGTGGGCTAAGTTCAAGTACTTTCACCGAGATCCCCGAAGTGAAGAGTTTTACTCTCTCCCTTATGGCCTCTCCAAGTACTTTCCTTCAGTATGA